A single window of Callithrix jacchus isolate 240 chromosome 6, calJac240_pri, whole genome shotgun sequence DNA harbors:
- the MAIP1 gene encoding m-AAA protease-interacting protein 1, mitochondrial isoform X2, with protein sequence MALAARLLPQLLISRSLPCGAAGLGTPRAAEVRLPSAGPCYLCRCRLGSGAASFPRSAWASAASVLPAQGFWRPVLSRPRLPIAFASFPACSRRSYSTEKSQQHQKTKMIVLGFANPISWVRTRIYAFLIWAYFDKEFSIAEFSEGAKQAFAHVSKLLSQCKFDLLEELVAKEVLHVLKEKVTSLPDNHKNALAANIDEIVYTSTGDISIYYDEKGVLKPILHEFRGITLFAYVLCASHTGNVTSAYTLPKVEEEDSW encoded by the exons ATGGCGCTGGCCGCTCGTCTGTTACCCCAATTGCTGATCTCTCGGTCGCTGCCCTGCGGGGCCGCCGGACTCGGGACTCCCCGTGCGGCCGAGGTGAGGCTGCCGTCGGCCGGACCTTGCTACCTTTGCCGCTGTCGCCTCGGCTCGGGAGCGGCCTCATTTCCCCGAAGCGCTTGGGCCTCGGCGGCCTCGGTGCTACCTGCCCAGGGCTTCTGGCGGCCAGTGCTCAGCCGCCCGCGACTCCCCATAGCCTTCGCTTCTTTCCCTGCCTGCTCTCGGCGCAGCTACAGCACGGAGAAGTCCCAGCAGCACCAGAAAACCAAGATGATCGTCCTGGGATTCGCCAACCCCATTAGCTGGGTTAGGACTCGAATTTACGCCTTCCTTATCTGGGCCTATTTCGACAAAGAGTTCAGCATCGCAGAGTTCTCTGAGGGAGCGAAGCAG gcttttgcTCATGTATCCAAGTTGCTGTCACAGTGTAAATTTGATCTGTTGGAAGAACTTGTGGCCAAAGAG GTGCTACATGTATTGAAAGAAAAGGTTACTTCACTACCTGACAACCATAAAAATGCCCTTGCTGCCAACATAGATGAAATTGTATATACATCAACAGGAGACATCTCCATTTACTATGATGAGAAAG gggtcctgaaaccaatccTCCATGAATTTCGAGGGATCACTCTATTTGCATATGTATTGTGTGCCAGCCACACAGGAAATGTAACCTCTGCTTATACACTTCCCAAGGTAGAAGAAGAAGACTCTTGGTGA
- the MAIP1 gene encoding m-AAA protease-interacting protein 1, mitochondrial isoform X1, whose translation MALAARLLPQLLISRSLPCGAAGLGTPRAAEVRLPSAGPCYLCRCRLGSGAASFPRSAWASAASVLPAQGFWRPVLSRPRLPIAFASFPACSRRSYSTEKSQQHQKTKMIVLGFANPISWVRTRIYAFLIWAYFDKEFSIAEFSEGAKQAFAHVSKLLSQCKFDLLEELVAKEVLHVLKEKVTSLPDNHKNALAANIDEIVYTSTGDISIYYDEKGRKFVNILMCFWYLTSANIPSETLRGASLFQVKLGNQNVETKQLLNASYEFQREFTQGVKPDWTIARIEHSKLLE comes from the exons ATGGCGCTGGCCGCTCGTCTGTTACCCCAATTGCTGATCTCTCGGTCGCTGCCCTGCGGGGCCGCCGGACTCGGGACTCCCCGTGCGGCCGAGGTGAGGCTGCCGTCGGCCGGACCTTGCTACCTTTGCCGCTGTCGCCTCGGCTCGGGAGCGGCCTCATTTCCCCGAAGCGCTTGGGCCTCGGCGGCCTCGGTGCTACCTGCCCAGGGCTTCTGGCGGCCAGTGCTCAGCCGCCCGCGACTCCCCATAGCCTTCGCTTCTTTCCCTGCCTGCTCTCGGCGCAGCTACAGCACGGAGAAGTCCCAGCAGCACCAGAAAACCAAGATGATCGTCCTGGGATTCGCCAACCCCATTAGCTGGGTTAGGACTCGAATTTACGCCTTCCTTATCTGGGCCTATTTCGACAAAGAGTTCAGCATCGCAGAGTTCTCTGAGGGAGCGAAGCAG gcttttgcTCATGTATCCAAGTTGCTGTCACAGTGTAAATTTGATCTGTTGGAAGAACTTGTGGCCAAAGAG GTGCTACATGTATTGAAAGAAAAGGTTACTTCACTACCTGACAACCATAAAAATGCCCTTGCTGCCAACATAGATGAAATTGTATATACATCAACAGGAGACATCTCCATTTACTATGATGAGAAAG GAAGGAAGTTTGTTAACATCCTGATGTGCTTTTGGTATCTAACCAGTGCCAACATCCCTAGTGAAACCTTAAGAGGAGCCAGTTTATTCCAGGTTAAGTTGGGGAATCAGAatgtggaaactaaacaacttctTAATGCCAGCTATGA GTTTCAGAGGGAATTTACACAAGGAGTAAAGCCTGACTGGACCATTGCACGGATTGAACACTCaaaattattagaataa